The Malus domestica chromosome 06, GDT2T_hap1 genome has a segment encoding these proteins:
- the LOC103437135 gene encoding protein INAPERTURATE POLLEN1, giving the protein MLKAVGLFGRKKSGSSGGNRHFKDFYADWFNTLNTTLLPSLQNSMSESDSSLTHLSTQVETLHRHFQSYYDALDLAAANDVAQLLDPDWRNPLEKPFLFLGDLHPYLFTNLLRSFLNQNDSDDDEDYDNDSLTVQFADAQDRDRDQLEVLFDRPWHIATAWRSQSYDLMGKLEQVERGLRLMVPALVARARDAQAAFLEHVGRNWDYGSGLQKLAVAEAMAEQNEEMVGVFVDANRLRRSVLVEILGTTSVFQAALFLEGLAQFLVGFRDPELLAQFDLCKTPLGKQNRLAI; this is encoded by the exons ATGCTCAAAGCCGTAG GTCTCTTCGGCCGGAAGAAAAGCGGCAGCAGCGGCGGCAACCGCCATTTCAAAGACTTCTACGCCGACTGGTTCAACACACTCAATACCACGCTCCTCCCTTCGCTTCAGAACTCGATGTCCGAGTCCGACTCGTCCCTGACTCACCTCTCCACTCAGGTCGAAACCCTCCATCGCCACTTCCAATCCTACTACGACGCCCTCGACCTCGCCGCCGCAAACGACGTCGCTCAGCTCCTTGACCCCGACTGGCGAAACCCTCTCGAGAAGCCCTTCCTCTTCCTCGGCGACCTCCACCCCTACCTCTTCACCAATCTCCTCCGCTCTTTCCTCAACCAAAACGACTCCGACGACGATGAAGACTACGACAACGACAGCCTAACCGTTCAATTCGCCGACGCCCAAGACAGAGACAGGGACCAACTCGAAGTCCTCTTCGACCGCCCTTGGCACATCGCGACGGCGTGGAGGAGTCAGTCGTACGATCTGATGGGCAAGCTCGAGCAGGTCGAGCGCGGGCTGAGGCTGATGGTGCCGGCGCTGGTGGCGCGCGCGAGGGACGCTCAGGCCGCGTTCTTGGAGCACGTGGGGAGGAATTGGGATTATGGTAGCGGTCTGCAGAAGCTGGCGGTGGCGGAAGCTATGGCGGAGCAGAATGAGGAGATGGTGGGGGTTTTTGTGGATGCGAATCGGCTGAGAAGGAGTGTTCTTGTGGAGATCCTTGGCACCACCAGCGTGTTCCAGGCGGCTCTGTTTCTTGAAGGGTTGGCCCAATTTCTTGTTGGGTTCAGAGACCCTGAGTTACTTGCTCAGTTTGATCTCTGCAAAACGCCTCTAGGGAAGCAGAATCGCTTGGCGATTTGA